Proteins encoded in a region of the Perca fluviatilis chromosome 6, GENO_Pfluv_1.0, whole genome shotgun sequence genome:
- the LOC120560514 gene encoding uncharacterized protein LOC120560514, with amino-acid sequence MHDVDFLSFLQHFARHTRVNLDSKVLLLLDNHWSHLSVAAIDFCRSNGIVLLSFPPHCSHRLQPLDRSVFGPVKRYVNTAADHWMRTQPGKTLTIYDIPILVTTALPRAATPSYITSGFVCIGICPFNPDIFEEQDFSPAYVTDRPVPCVGLPCAPTPHSNTNPYSQSLFEGGLLPEYPAGSTRDTCLESAIPDHPAVCSAVPPEERGRGMLEVSHTSPCLFIPEAVRPFPKAGPRKDTKRRGKRRSTAILTDSPVRAALEEEQQKRIQKKKKPQKKLPAPKKRFLTVENTAPTVSSDKDEESLVCEETFSSSLPGEVWVQCLFCQLWSHEACTERAEQYISHNCDNE; translated from the exons ATGCATGATGTtgactttctttcctttcttcagCACTTTGCCAGACACACCCGTGTGAACCTGGACTCGAAGGTGCTGCTCCTCCTTGACAATCACTGGTCACACCTTTCTGTGGCAGCAATTGACTTTTGTCGGTCAAACGGCATAGTCCTCCTATCTTTCCCGCCCCACTGCTCACATCGTCTCCAGCCGCTCGACAGGAGTGTGTTCGGTCCAGTGAAGCGATATGTTAACACAGCAGCAGATCACTGGATGAGAACACAACCTGGAAAAACGTTGACCATATACGACATCCCAATCCTAGTGACCACAGCTCTGCCACGTGCAGCAACACCCAGCTACATCACATCTGGCTTTGTATGCATTGGCATCTGTCCTTTCAACCCAGATATTTTTGAGGAGCAAGACTTTTCACCTGCATATGTCACTGACCGCCCAGTTCCATGTGTAGGCCTACCATGTGCTCCCACACCACATTCTAACACAAACCCATACAGCCAGAGCCTATTTGAGGGAGGACTTCTGCCAGAGTATCCTGCTGGTTCAACCAGGGACACCTGTTTAGAGTCTGCCATCCCTGACCACCCAGCTGTCTGTTCAG CTGTCCCTCCTGAAGAAAGGGGAAGAGGTATGCTTGAGGTAAGTCATACTAGTCCATGTCTGTTCATTCCAGAAGCTGTACGTCCCTTCCCTAAGGCTGGTCCGAGAAAGGACACAAAACGGAGAGGCAAAAGGAG GTCAACGGCGATCCTCACTGACTCTCCGGTGAGGGCAGCTCTGGAGGAGGAGCAACAGAAGAGGatccagaagaagaagaagccccAGAAGAAGCTGCCTGCTCCAAAGAAAAGGTTCCTCACGGTCGAAAACACTGCACCCACAGTTTCCTCGGACAAGGATGAGGAATCTCTTGTGTGTGAGGAAACATTCAGCTCATCCTTGCCTGGGGAAGTGTGGGTTCAGTGTCTCTTTTGCCAGCTCTGGTCACATGAGGCATGCACTGAGCGTGCAGAACAATATATCAGTCACAACTGTGACAATGAGTAG